Within Mucilaginibacter inviolabilis, the genomic segment TCTTACCCCCAAAGCAGCATGGTTTATTAAAGACAACGTAGCATTGGGTGCTTATGGTAAATTAGGCATAGTAACCGCCAAGGGTGCCGGTACCGATGTTACCTATGGTGTAGGTGCATTAGGGCGCTACTATACCGGATCTGATGTGGAGGTGTTAAAACATGGCCGTTTCTTTGGTGAAGCTACTGTTGGTTTAGGCGGACACAATCCAAGCGGTCCGGGTGGTTCAACCAATGGTCTGGATTTTAGCTTTGGCCCTGGTTTTGCCTATTTTATTACCCCAAGCATTGGCTTAGAAACCTTACTGAAATATAATGGTACTGCCGGTTTTGGTAGCTTAGGTTATCAAAACAAACTGACTTTAGATTTTGGTTTCCAGATCTACTTGCCAGGTCAAAGTACCTTGAACAAGGTTAAAAGAGATGTAAGATAAGGTTCAAAACATCCCAAATAAAAAAAGCCAGGCAAATTCGCCTGGCTTTTTTTATTTGGGATGATATTTAGTGACTTACCGGGTTATCACCTTTATTTAAGGTACCGTTGATATATAATACCTGGTTCACCTTTTTAGGATCGCCCTGGTAAACCCAAACAATGTTATTGATATACTTGCGGAAAGCATCGCTCACTTCTTCCAGTGTCAGCTTTTTAACATCGTCAACCATGGTTAATGATCTTTTCCAGTTATTAAACAGCACTTCGTTAGAAGCCATAGAAAATGCCTGTGCGCTGTTGGTTTCATTTTTATAATAGAAACCTGTTAAATAAGTCACTTTCATATTAGCAACTTCTTCGCTTTTAAAACCTTCTGTTTTTATTTTATCAACCAGTTTATCAAATACGGCAATATATTTATCGGGCTGGGTTGTTGATACCGAGAATCTGGCTGTAGATGTTTGCCCAACGCTAAACCAGGCCTGCGGCGCGTATGATAAACCATTGTTGGTACGCACATCTAAAAAATGACGATTAGCAAATATCCTCATGGCTACGTTAAAGGCATCAAAATCAGGAGCACCGGGTTGTGGACCGCTGGTAATACCTTCTACATAGTTGGTAGCCAGTTCGCGTGATTCGGCGTTGAATGAGTTTTTATATACGCGGAAAAATGATTTCTTAAACTCAAACGGAGCACCTTGCTTGATACCATTAAGCATACCTTTCACTTTTGCCTCAATAACTGCCTTATCCAAATCAGCTACAACCACGATAACCAGGCGCGACCGGGTTAATATGGATTGATAATAGGCCTTGGTTTCTTCGGGAGTTAATTTAGATACGATATCTACGGTACCATTAGGATCTTTTGCATAATCGCGATTAGCAAATGCCGTTTTATTTGCCAATTGATCAATCGCGTGGTCTGGCTGCGAATCAGCTTGCTTAATATTATTGATCGCATCCTGTTTAATGCGTGCAAACTCTTTAGCATCAAAACGTGGTTGCGTTAAAGCTTCAACATACAAAGGCCAAACTATATCAAAATCGCTCTTGATACAATTCATACGCATGGTAGCGTAGTTTTTGTTGCTGCTACCATCAACCGTAGCGCTCACTTTATCCAACTGATCTTTAAAAGCGTTTTTATCGTGTTTAATGGTTCCACATTCGGTTAGTGCGGCCATAGCCATGGCTTCAATACCCATTTTATCGGTCTTGTAGTTTTGTACGCCACCTTTTATAATAGTTTGTATCTCTACAATATCGTTGCCGCTTGGCTGCACAATTACCTTTACACCATCAACTGTGGTTTCGTAAGCTTTATTTTGTGCCTGTACCGTTTTTATATTTCCTATCGCCGCTGCAATCAGCAGGGTGAACACATATTTCTTCATCATGATAAGATTTTAATTTACTTAGCTACAAAAAATGAAGCTACATTTTGTTGTTTACTTAACTCTGGTGCTATAATAATGCCTGCTGCATATGGCTTACCTGTTATATAGGTGCTTACATATTTTTGTATATCGGCACGGCTCACTTTCTGGTAATTACTGTCCAGATCGGTATAATAATCAAGCGAGGTACTGCACCACTGATAGCTCATCTGGCTTGCCAATGTAGACGGTTTCTCTTTGCGGTGAACGCTGTTTCTTAATAAAATAGCTTTGGCATCATTTAACTGCTCGTCGGTAAAATAATCAGACTTCACAAACTGGTTAACCTGGTTAAGCAATTCATCATAACATTCCTTTAATTTACCGGGATTGGGAACCACAAAAATATCAATTGGCCCCACAAAACGACTGGTAGTATATCCCAAAGAAGCAGAACTGGCTAAACCTTTATCAATCAGCGATTGTTGAAATTTGGACGAGTTTAATCCAACAATGGTCGAAAATACATCAGCGGCAACGGTTGAAGCAGAATCGATTAAGTAAGCCGGGCCTTGCCATGAAAGCTGCATATATGGTGTTTGCGCAATAGTGGTTTCTTTGATAAAATACTCGCTCTTGGTTAAAGGCTTGAATGGCGGAATAGGATATTTTTCATGCGGATTAAAGCCACTGCTGGCCCAATCGCCAAATATGCTTTCGGCCAGGGCAAATGCGGCTTCATGCTTTACATCACCACAAATGGTCACCAGGCTATTATTCGGAAAATAATATTTGTCTTTGATCACCATCATCTTCTCTGGTGTGGCAGTATTGATCACTTCATGTATCCCGATAGGGTTTTTACGGGTGATAAGATCGCCCCAAAGCTTTTGCTGGATACCATACCAAAGCTGGAAGCCCGGATCGCTCTCGGCACGCTGAAATTCGCCGTCAACAACAGGGCGTTCCTTTTTCATATCTTCTTCGCGGTATATCGGGAAGCGGATAGCCGCGTTCATGAATTTTAAACCTGCTTTAAGGCTATCGCGGTCAAACGTAAAGAAGTAATTAACCCGTTCCACATCCGTAGTACCATTCCAGATGGCGCCCAGCTCCTGTGTACGTTTTAAAAAAGCTTCCTGGTTTGGATAATCTTTATTGGCCTTAAAAAACATGTGCTCAAAAAGGTGCGATAAACCGCTGAATTCAGGACCTTCGGTATAGGCCCCGTTTTTTACAGCAATTTCAATGGTAGCCAGCGGCACCTTACTGTTTTCAATAACTACTACTTCCAGGCCGTTCGGAAGCTTTTTCCAGAAATAACCTTCCGGCAATCGGGGTTGCGCAATCGCGCAGCAAACGCTAAAAACCCCAGCAACACTTAGTGCTAAAATTTTGGTAAAGTTTCGGGTCATATACTATAATATTTTATACCTATAAATATATTTAGTATATTCCATAAAAAGTAAGGGTTAACAATATTTTACTCCTACTTTTAACTATGTGTTTAGTTTTGGTGGCTTTCGCATATCTACCCCACAATTACCGGCTTTACAAGGCAAGTCTTAAATACCCGACTTGATGCTATTGTATGCCAAGCCCAGATCGTCAATAGAGTATTGGGTAAGGACGCTATCTTTAAGTGTACAATAATCGCCCCGCTGGGTTACAATGAGTTTTTCTACCCCATCTTTATTGTCGCGTACAGGTATAGTTTTCGATACAGCGGTCCCTGTATGATCAAATTCAATAATATATACCTCTTTTTGGGGGTCATTGATTTCTGTAAAGGGAACAATCAGCGTATGATTACTATCGTCGATGAACTTTCCCAGGATGTTTTTGCCTTGTATCTCATTAGGATCTAGCTCCAGCAGATGCTTGGCATCCTGTGCAGATAAGCCCTTGATATTTAAGCGCACAATGGTGCCGTCAGCATCTTTCAGGGTATCCTGCATGGTAGTTACAGAGGCATTGGGATATTTGGCGATGGCATAATAGTTATCAGGTCCCGTATTTTTATCATTGTGGCCGGGCAGCATGTAGCAAAGTTGCAAATTGCTCAATGCCGAACTATCCGCTTTAATTTTGGCGGCAATATTGAGCAGATCGGCCTGACTTAAGCGCGCGCCGATGTTAACAGTAAGTTTACTGGCGGTATCACTTTTAATTACTCTTGATATGGTATAATGTGGTACATCTCTCTTTTTACAGCCAAAAGCGGCCAGCACGATTATTAAACAAAGCAGGGTATTTTTCATAAGGGGCAAAGTTAACCGTTGATTTTTGTGATTGCGTTGATTAGGCTGATTTTTCTTTTATTATGAACCTTGATTTATAGGATTATGAGATTTTCATGATTTCTTTTTTCCATTATCCTTGCTCTATAAGTCCTTTTATCCCATTAAATAATTCCATGCAGGGCTCCGCCTTTTTCGCCCATTTTATCAACCAGTTTTTCAACTTCGGGATCTTTTTCGAGCACAGGGGCATGATGGGGTTTGATACGGGCATCGATAATGAGCGGACCTGTACAGCCCCAATGCTTATGCTCAGTAAAACTACCTACACCATAAATATCATGCGAAGGGTTACTACGGGTAAAAGTTACCCAAACAAAATTATTTACGTTTTCGGCTGCAAAGGCGGCATCGTCACAAAGTACAATCAACGGGAGACCATCCAGTTCTTCTTCCTCTTCTTTTAGCCTGTACTCAATAATGCTGATAATATTATCAATATCCTGGTGATTTACATGTTTGGGTACTTCTACCATCAATACACCCGGTATAGCCATTTTATAATTGTTGACTGGCCTTGGCAGGTCGAACCATGACGGCAGTTCGGTCCACAATTCACGCTTGATATCCCCTGCTACGGTGATGGCTACTTTACTTCCGGAGTTTAATCCACTACCGCTATAATCCAATGTATCAATAGTGGTACGGGTATAAAAATGCAGATCGCGCGTTAGGTCGATCCGTTGCAGGATATGATTTAAAAACGCCTTGATATTATTTACGTCCAAAGCAGGATTATCTTCCTTTGCGGCAATCAGCAGGTATTTGGCTAAACTCAGCTGGCTTTTACCCAGTATATGATTGGCAATGGTTAATATTTCCTGTGGCTTGCGCTCTTTGATATAAGGCGTATAACGTTCACTGCCGATAGCAAACAGCAATGGGTGTACTCCAGCCGCATCAACGGCGTTAACCGCATGCAGACCCGGTATTTCCTTGGGAATAGCTGCACCACTAATCTCGTGGATCAAAGCCCCAAAACTGGTATCTTCCTGCGGCGGGCGACCAACAACTGTGAACGACCATACCGCATCTTTACGATGATATACATTGTGCACTTTGAGCAAGGGGAACGGATGTACCAGGCTGTAATAACCCAGGTGATCGCCAAAAGGGCCTTCGGGTTTATTATCATGAGGCATTACGGTTCCGGTGATCACAAAATCGGCATCAGAAGAAATACAAAACCCCTCATCATCATAAAAATAACGGAAACGGCGATTGCCCAGCGCACCGGCAAAGGTCATCTCTGACAATCCTTCGGGCAGCGGCATTACAGCAGCTACGGGGTGCGATGGCGGGCCGCCTATAAATATGCTTACTTTTAAGGGCAGTCCCTTGGCATTTGCCTTGGTTTGATGCACGCCTATACCCCGGTGAATCTGGTAATGCAAGCCTATTTCCTCATTCAGAATATATTCGTTACCAGCCAGTTGTATGCGGTACATACCCAGGTTGGCATTCATAATGCCAGGTTTATCGGGATCTTCGGTATATACCTGTGGCATGGTTACAAAGGGACCACCATCCATAGGCCAGTTCACTATCTGCGGGATGTCGCTTATTTTGCAGCGACCAAAATTAACGGGAGCTCCGGCGCGTTTTTTCATCGGCAGGGCCGATAAAGCCGTAAGCGCCACGTTGGTATATTGAAAAGGATGTTTAATGGCCTTTAAAGGATCATTCTTGAGCTCAACCAGGGTTTTGATCTTATCCAGCGTATCTCTGAATATAAATTTAGAGCGCTCCAGCGTACCGAATAAATTAGATACTGCCGGAAACTTGCTGCCTTTCACTTTTTCAAACAATATAGCCGGCCCCTCGTTTTCGAATACCCGCAAGTGAATAGCTGCCATCTGCAAATAAGGATCAACTTCCTCCTTAATTCGCACCAGGTGACCGTTTTTTTCGAGATCGGCAATGCAGGCTTGTAAACTTTTGTAACCCATGCCACGAAAGTAGTAAATTTAGTTATTGAGACATTTAGTATTGAAGTCATTTTTACTTCCAGGGCATGTATTTAATGATCAGGACATTAAGTGTTTGGTTATTTTATCTGTAGATCATATAGACATTTTTAATACATAATCTCTTTCTGATTCAACGACTTAAATGATCAAATTTTGCTACTTTCGCAGTTCAAGTTGACTGCAAATGATGTCGGTAATTGTATTAACGCTTATCCTTTTTATCGGCTCGTATTTTGCGGGTTTATTAGGGTCATTAACCGGTTTGGGTGGTGGTTTTGTTATTATACCACTGCTTACGCTGGTGTTGCATGTAGATATCCATTATGCCATTGGCGCCTCGCTGGTATCGGTAATTGCCACATCATCCGGTTCGGCAGCAGCTTATGTGAAAGAGGGTATTACCAACATCAGGCTGGGCATGTTCCTGGAAATTGCCACTACAGCCGGAGCCATGGTTGGCGCTCTGATAGCCGTTTATATCCCAACTAATTTTATCGCAATTCTGTTCGGTATTATCCTGATCACATCAGCCATCATGTCGTTACGCAAAAAGGCTGAGCAGATTAATCAGGAAAAAAACTTACTGGCCGAAAAATTAAAGCTCAACAGCAGCTTCCCTACAGCTAACGGACCTGTAAATTATAGCGTAAAAAACGTAGGTGGCGGCTTTTTCATGATGCTTTTTGCCGGTGTGATATCAGGCTTACTGGGCATAGGCTCAGGGGCATTAAAAGTATTGGCGATGGATACCATTATGCGTATCCCCTTTAAAGTATCAACCACTACCAGTAATTTTATGATAGGCGTAACAGCCGCCGCAAGCGCTGTTGTTTATTTACAGCGCGGTTATATTGACCCGGGCTTATCTATGCCTGTGGCAATTGGTGTATTACTAGGTGCTTTAAGCGGTTCAAAAATACTGGTGCATACCAACTCGTCGGGCTGGTTACGCTGGGTGTTTGCTGTGGTGGTAACCTTTTTGGCATCACAAATGATATATAACGGATTCATGGGGAAAATATAGTTTAGGTCATTGATAATTGTTTATAAATCATCAATGTAAATGACTTACTGACACCAATGACTTAATGACCAAAAGATAATGAACAAAACCTTTAGAGATACCGACATGCAGGCCGTTATCGGCTGGATATTACGCCTTGGTGTATTGCTGTCTATGAGTATTATTTTTATAGGGGGTATTATATACCTTTACAGGCATGGACAGGTTACTGCCGACTACCACACGTTTAAGGGCGTCCCGGATTTTGTGCATAATACTCGGGGGATACTCAACGGTATCATCACTTTCAGGGGACGGGCTATTATACAAGCAGGTATTATTTTACTTATTGCTACACCTATTATAAGAGTAATATTTTCGGCTATTGGTTTCATACTTGAAAAGGATTACCTATATATTGGCATCACCATATTGGTTTTACTCATCATTATGGCCAGTATGCTTAGCGGCCATGCCGGCTAAACATTTAAACAATAATTAAATATTTAAAACTTTTTTCTGCCAATACATATTATAATATATATGCAACGGCATGTAGTTAAATCAGCAGCATTAAATAGCCTTGGTTACGATCCTTCGGCTAAAATTTTAGAAGTAGAACTTAGGAATAGTGGCGGTATATGGCAATACTTTGGCTTCCCTGTTACCGCTTACCAGAAATTTATCAATTCCGATTCCCTTGGCAATTACTTTGCCACTAAAATTAAAGGCAAATATCCTGAGTTACGCGTCAGGTAACGGTTAGTTACTACCGGTACGCCGTTGTTCGTCGGCATTACCCGTATTATGCTTACTGGCCGACTTAACGGATGTTTTACCAAAACGGTAGGTAAAATTGATCATCACCCTGCGGGTTTCTCTTTTATCAATACCTGTAAAATCAACATTCTGATAATCTACATGATACCGATACCTATCACTGTTAAAAATATCAATAACGCTTAATTTTAGGTTACCGCGTTTATTAAATACCTGCTTACCAATGCCCGCATTAACCGTATAACTTTGTTTAAGCTCATTGACCCCATATAAGGTTGGCGATTCATACTTTCCGGATATCTCGGCGGTTACCGTGTTGCTCAGTGTAAAATTTTGTGTAGAATTAAAAATAATATCCTGCATGCCCCGGTTAAAATTACCAAATATGGCATAAGAAGTATAACGCTGATAAGAGGCATCCAGGTTAAAACTGGCGTTCCACCAGCTGTTAAATTGAACCGGGGCATAAAATGTGGCCCCATAAACAAATATCCTCCCAAAATTCCGTCGTATGGTTACATTAACTTTTGATGAGTCATTTTGCTCATATACCGGAAAATCATAGGCATCGTTAGTAACATTATAATACAGAGTGGTTATAAAAGTGCTATTGTAGGTGTGTGATAGTTGTATAGAATTGGTATACTCCGGTTTTAAATTAGGGTTACCCGAATTATAGTCGTACAAATCTGTATAGTATAAAAACGGATTAATATCCTGGTAATCGGGCCGGTGAATACCCCGGTTATAGCTCAGGTTCAACACATTTTTCTTATCCACCTCGTAACTGAGCTGAACCTGCGGAAAAAGGTTAAAATAGTTATTCTTGTTACTTAGCAGAGTAGATTGATCAACCCCTACCGAACTGCCGGTGGTATTCGTTTTTTCGGCCCTCAGCCCTGCTGTAATATTAAACTGACCAATCTTATTTACATAATTCAAATAAGCTGCGCTTACAATTTCGGTGTATATAAAGCGGTTGGTATAATCAGGATCGGCCCGATAGGTATTATTTACCAAAGGACCAAATATCAAATTATTATTACTTTGGATGTGATTATATTTCACACCGGCTTCCAGCCGTGAGGTTTTAGAAAGAGGATTCACATAATCTACCTTTGATGTCCATATGTGGATATTTGACGGAGAGAGATTTTCCAATTGCAGCGAATCCCGGTATTTTACACCAGCCGGAGTATAAAAATTATTGGTTATATACTCGTTCGAGTGGCGGTGATAGATTGAATAATTCACATCAGCCGACAGATTTTTGCCGCTTTTATCCAGTATGCCGTTATAATTGATATTATAATTTAAAAGACTGCTCCCCCTATCTAATGTTGATTTGGCAATGATTACTGAGTCGAGCCGGTTTTGGTTGGATATATTCAAGTTATTATTTTTCAAAAAATCATCTTCCCGCACCACTCCGGTTACCAGTACACCTATGGTTTGTTTGGGTGATATGGCATAATCGGCCCCAAGCTTAAAATTGTGATTGTATGTTTTTTGGATGTTGTTATAATCAACATCATAATTACTTAAAACATCCTTATAAATAATATTCCTGTTAGTGTTAATGTATCTATTAGTCTTATTATCATCAAATGTATAATTACCGAAAATATTGAGCTTGGCAGTGCGGTTGTTAAAGGTGATACCCGCCCTGCTTTTGTAATATTTACCGTATCCCCCACCCAGGGTAACTGAGCCGTTGGAGCCCACATTAGTGCCCTTTTTTGAAATGATATTGATGATTCCCCCTCCTGAGGCATCATATTTTGCCGATGCGCTGGTAATCATCTCAATCTGGTCAATAGTACTGCTTTGCATGCTGCGCAACAGGTTTACCAGATCGTCGCCGGTTAGGTTAGTGGGTTTGCCATCAATAGTGATCAAAGCAGGCTGCCTACCGCTGATCATCAGGGTTTCGTTGGTACTATTTACGTGTACCCCAGGCGATTGCCGGAGTATATCATAAGCCGAGTTGCCTTCGGCGGTTAAGCTATTCTGTACGTTAAGTACTATTTTCCCGGGCTTTACCTCAATATATGGTTTTTTAGCAACCACCTTAACTTCTTGCAACTGGTTGCTTACCCGCTTTAGAACTATATTTCCGGCTACTACCGTTTGCCCTTCTAAAATTTGATATGGATTTGAATAAATTTTATTACAGCCTATGCTGGTGGCTAAAAGCCGATATGCACCGGGGGCGATATTGCCAAACTCAAACTTACCGGCCGCATCTACCAGCCCCGACCGTACCACCGAGGAGTCGGCAGCTTTTAACAAAACGATGGTGGCAGCCTCGGCCGCCTCATTGTTTTCCATCAGAACTTTGCCCTGTATTGCCGAAAGTTTTGTTTGCGCGAAAGAAAAAAAACACACCCCGACTAAAAATGTCGAGAATAAGCCCCCAAATAAAACCTTCATTAATAAGTAGTGTAGAAATTTTCTATATTCCGGATTTGATATTGTACCGCAATATA encodes:
- a CDS encoding UbiD family decarboxylase is translated as MGYKSLQACIADLEKNGHLVRIKEEVDPYLQMAAIHLRVFENEGPAILFEKVKGSKFPAVSNLFGTLERSKFIFRDTLDKIKTLVELKNDPLKAIKHPFQYTNVALTALSALPMKKRAGAPVNFGRCKISDIPQIVNWPMDGGPFVTMPQVYTEDPDKPGIMNANLGMYRIQLAGNEYILNEEIGLHYQIHRGIGVHQTKANAKGLPLKVSIFIGGPPSHPVAAVMPLPEGLSEMTFAGALGNRRFRYFYDDEGFCISSDADFVITGTVMPHDNKPEGPFGDHLGYYSLVHPFPLLKVHNVYHRKDAVWSFTVVGRPPQEDTSFGALIHEISGAAIPKEIPGLHAVNAVDAAGVHPLLFAIGSERYTPYIKERKPQEILTIANHILGKSQLSLAKYLLIAAKEDNPALDVNNIKAFLNHILQRIDLTRDLHFYTRTTIDTLDYSGSGLNSGSKVAITVAGDIKRELWTELPSWFDLPRPVNNYKMAIPGVLMVEVPKHVNHQDIDNIISIIEYRLKEEEEELDGLPLIVLCDDAAFAAENVNNFVWVTFTRSNPSHDIYGVGSFTEHKHWGCTGPLIIDARIKPHHAPVLEKDPEVEKLVDKMGEKGGALHGII
- a CDS encoding KTSC domain-containing protein, producing the protein MQRHVVKSAALNSLGYDPSAKILEVELRNSGGIWQYFGFPVTAYQKFINSDSLGNYFATKIKGKYPELRVR
- a CDS encoding M16 family metallopeptidase, which gives rise to MMKKYVFTLLIAAAIGNIKTVQAQNKAYETTVDGVKVIVQPSGNDIVEIQTIIKGGVQNYKTDKMGIEAMAMAALTECGTIKHDKNAFKDQLDKVSATVDGSSNKNYATMRMNCIKSDFDIVWPLYVEALTQPRFDAKEFARIKQDAINNIKQADSQPDHAIDQLANKTAFANRDYAKDPNGTVDIVSKLTPEETKAYYQSILTRSRLVIVVVADLDKAVIEAKVKGMLNGIKQGAPFEFKKSFFRVYKNSFNAESRELATNYVEGITSGPQPGAPDFDAFNVAMRIFANRHFLDVRTNNGLSYAPQAWFSVGQTSTARFSVSTTQPDKYIAVFDKLVDKIKTEGFKSEEVANMKVTYLTGFYYKNETNSAQAFSMASNEVLFNNWKRSLTMVDDVKKLTLEEVSDAFRKYINNIVWVYQGDPKKVNQVLYINGTLNKGDNPVSH
- a CDS encoding sulfite exporter TauE/SafE family protein; its protein translation is MSVIVLTLILFIGSYFAGLLGSLTGLGGGFVIIPLLTLVLHVDIHYAIGASLVSVIATSSGSAAAYVKEGITNIRLGMFLEIATTAGAMVGALIAVYIPTNFIAILFGIILITSAIMSLRKKAEQINQEKNLLAEKLKLNSSFPTANGPVNYSVKNVGGGFFMMLFAGVISGLLGIGSGALKVLAMDTIMRIPFKVSTTTSNFMIGVTAAASAVVYLQRGYIDPGLSMPVAIGVLLGALSGSKILVHTNSSGWLRWVFAVVVTFLASQMIYNGFMGKI
- a CDS encoding M16 family metallopeptidase, which gives rise to MTRNFTKILALSVAGVFSVCCAIAQPRLPEGYFWKKLPNGLEVVVIENSKVPLATIEIAVKNGAYTEGPEFSGLSHLFEHMFFKANKDYPNQEAFLKRTQELGAIWNGTTDVERVNYFFTFDRDSLKAGLKFMNAAIRFPIYREEDMKKERPVVDGEFQRAESDPGFQLWYGIQQKLWGDLITRKNPIGIHEVINTATPEKMMVIKDKYYFPNNSLVTICGDVKHEAAFALAESIFGDWASSGFNPHEKYPIPPFKPLTKSEYFIKETTIAQTPYMQLSWQGPAYLIDSASTVAADVFSTIVGLNSSKFQQSLIDKGLASSASLGYTTSRFVGPIDIFVVPNPGKLKECYDELLNQVNQFVKSDYFTDEQLNDAKAILLRNSVHRKEKPSTLASQMSYQWCSTSLDYYTDLDSNYQKVSRADIQKYVSTYITGKPYAAGIIIAPELSKQQNVASFFVAK
- a CDS encoding outer membrane beta-barrel family protein; protein product: MKVLFGGLFSTFLVGVCFFSFAQTKLSAIQGKVLMENNEAAEAATIVLLKAADSSVVRSGLVDAAGKFEFGNIAPGAYRLLATSIGCNKIYSNPYQILEGQTVVAGNIVLKRVSNQLQEVKVVAKKPYIEVKPGKIVLNVQNSLTAEGNSAYDILRQSPGVHVNSTNETLMISGRQPALITIDGKPTNLTGDDLVNLLRSMQSSTIDQIEMITSASAKYDASGGGIINIISKKGTNVGSNGSVTLGGGYGKYYKSRAGITFNNRTAKLNIFGNYTFDDNKTNRYINTNRNIIYKDVLSNYDVDYNNIQKTYNHNFKLGADYAISPKQTIGVLVTGVVREDDFLKNNNLNISNQNRLDSVIIAKSTLDRGSSLLNYNINYNGILDKSGKNLSADVNYSIYHRHSNEYITNNFYTPAGVKYRDSLQLENLSPSNIHIWTSKVDYVNPLSKTSRLEAGVKYNHIQSNNNLIFGPLVNNTYRADPDYTNRFIYTEIVSAAYLNYVNKIGQFNITAGLRAEKTNTTGSSVGVDQSTLLSNKNNYFNLFPQVQLSYEVDKKNVLNLSYNRGIHRPDYQDINPFLYYTDLYDYNSGNPNLKPEYTNSIQLSHTYNSTFITTLYYNVTNDAYDFPVYEQNDSSKVNVTIRRNFGRIFVYGATFYAPVQFNSWWNASFNLDASYQRYTSYAIFGNFNRGMQDIIFNSTQNFTLSNTVTAEISGKYESPTLYGVNELKQSYTVNAGIGKQVFNKRGNLKLSVIDIFNSDRYRYHVDYQNVDFTGIDKRETRRVMINFTYRFGKTSVKSASKHNTGNADEQRRTGSN
- a CDS encoding DUF1634 domain-containing protein — translated: MNKTFRDTDMQAVIGWILRLGVLLSMSIIFIGGIIYLYRHGQVTADYHTFKGVPDFVHNTRGILNGIITFRGRAIIQAGIILLIATPIIRVIFSAIGFILEKDYLYIGITILVLLIIMASMLSGHAG